A portion of the Longimicrobium sp. genome contains these proteins:
- a CDS encoding PilN domain-containing protein, with product MIEINLLPSGPQRRPAGRSLRSASLPSAGADPRVVALGLAGLLVLGLLAFGFWRTGAQAAELGARLERERADSVRLARTIALMQTIQARRDTIEQKIAVIRAVDGRRYVWPHLLDEVSRAVPPFTWLTKVAAVEEAPPAPAPPPAAAPAGGDTAKKDSAAAAAAPAPPPEPEGPGFSIEGSAATTQSLTRFMKNLEASPMIQGVALVTSEQTTLEGRSFLKFTLEARFERPDSTLLEQVPVIPVQ from the coding sequence TTGATCGAGATCAACCTCCTCCCCAGCGGACCCCAGCGGCGCCCGGCCGGCCGCTCGCTCCGCTCCGCCTCGCTCCCGAGCGCGGGGGCCGACCCGCGCGTGGTGGCGCTCGGGCTCGCCGGCCTGCTCGTGCTGGGGCTCCTCGCCTTCGGCTTCTGGCGCACGGGCGCCCAGGCCGCCGAGCTGGGGGCCCGCCTCGAGCGCGAGCGGGCCGACTCGGTGCGGCTGGCGCGCACCATCGCGCTCATGCAGACGATCCAGGCGCGGCGCGACACCATCGAGCAGAAGATCGCGGTGATCCGCGCCGTGGACGGCCGCCGCTACGTGTGGCCGCACCTGCTGGACGAGGTGAGCCGCGCGGTGCCGCCCTTCACCTGGCTCACCAAGGTGGCCGCCGTCGAGGAGGCCCCGCCCGCCCCGGCCCCGCCGCCCGCCGCGGCCCCGGCCGGCGGCGACACCGCGAAGAAGGACTCGGCCGCCGCGGCCGCGGCCCCCGCGCCGCCGCCCGAGCCCGAGGGCCCCGGGTTCAGCATCGAGGGGAGCGCGGCCACCACGCAGTCGCTCACCCGCTTCATGAAGAACCTGGAGGCGAGCCCCATGATCCAGGGCGTGGCCCTGGTCACCAGCGAGCAGACCACGCTGGAGGGGAGGAGCTTCCTGAAGTTCACGCTGGAGGCGCGCTTCGAACGGCCCGACTCCACGCTCCTGGAACAGGTCCCCGTGATCCCGGTGCAGTAG
- the pilO gene encoding type 4a pilus biogenesis protein PilO, which translates to MALPPLDPKTRKNLIYAGVALALVTFLLYDRVYTPRTQHVAELETRLASVQNSNVRARALTRGATTPEEALELYRRQLEVVEGLIPSAEELPDLLDAISAEAQRTGVELTFIQPTGATEEPYYTRRAYDLAVLGRYHDIGEFLTRVASLPRIVTPVNLSLAPQQQAQPGLPAAAAALGDGPPRLEARFSIETYVIPTAPVNDAPAE; encoded by the coding sequence ATGGCCCTTCCGCCGCTCGACCCGAAGACGCGCAAGAACCTCATCTACGCCGGCGTGGCGCTGGCCCTGGTGACGTTCCTCCTCTACGACCGCGTCTACACCCCGCGCACGCAGCACGTCGCCGAGCTGGAGACCCGGCTCGCGTCGGTGCAGAACAGCAACGTCCGGGCGCGCGCCCTCACCCGGGGCGCCACCACCCCCGAGGAGGCGCTGGAGCTGTACCGGCGCCAGCTGGAGGTGGTGGAGGGGCTCATCCCCTCGGCCGAGGAGCTCCCCGACCTGCTCGACGCCATCTCGGCCGAGGCGCAGCGCACGGGGGTGGAGCTCACCTTCATCCAGCCCACCGGGGCCACCGAGGAGCCGTACTACACGCGCCGGGCGTACGACCTGGCGGTGCTCGGCCGCTACCACGACATCGGCGAGTTCCTCACCCGCGTGGCCAGCCTGCCGCGCATCGTGACCCCGGTGAACCTGTCGCTGGCGCCGCAGCAGCAGGCGCAGCCCGGCCTGCCGGCGGCCGCCGCCGCCCTGGGCGACGGTCCGCCCCGCCTGGAGGCCCGCTTCTCGATCGAGACCTACGTGATCCCCACCGCCCCGGTGAACGATGCCCCCGCGGAATAG
- the pilM gene encoding type IV pilus assembly protein PilM, translating to MPSLLRRNRSTVGLDIGSGFVKVAVVDHSGAEPELVHVSHTPLIADAIVEGEVMDPQIVVETVRSLLETAGIKPKRLVASVGGRDVMVKKIQMDRMKETDAREVIRWEAEQHVPYDMESVQLDFHILDPLDDGLQMSVLLVAAKRELVDQRVSLLRDAGLAPAVVDVDACALQNAFAYNYPEALTGVAALVNVGHEVSTVNVLQEGTLILTRDIPFGSRRLREELRRLHGLAADEAEAVLQGRSPRAGEFRELLAEGCEELAIGIERAVAFLSMGEHSGGLQRVYLSGGGARIPGLADVVAARLRARTDLATPLQRLKVRGAVGAAFPLDELAPMLMLPVGLALRSAA from the coding sequence ATGCCTTCGCTGCTTCGCAGGAACCGCTCGACGGTGGGTCTCGACATCGGCAGCGGCTTCGTCAAGGTGGCCGTGGTCGACCACTCCGGCGCTGAGCCCGAGCTGGTGCACGTCTCCCACACGCCGCTCATCGCCGACGCCATCGTCGAGGGCGAGGTGATGGACCCCCAGATCGTGGTGGAGACCGTCCGCTCGCTCCTGGAGACGGCCGGGATCAAGCCGAAGCGCCTGGTGGCCTCGGTGGGCGGGCGCGACGTGATGGTCAAGAAGATCCAGATGGACCGGATGAAGGAGACCGACGCCCGCGAGGTGATCCGCTGGGAGGCCGAGCAGCACGTCCCCTACGACATGGAGAGCGTGCAGCTGGACTTCCACATCCTGGACCCGCTCGACGACGGCCTGCAGATGAGTGTGCTGCTGGTGGCCGCCAAGCGGGAGCTGGTGGACCAGCGGGTGTCGCTGCTGCGCGACGCGGGGCTCGCCCCGGCGGTGGTGGACGTGGACGCCTGCGCGCTGCAGAACGCCTTCGCCTACAACTACCCCGAGGCCCTGACCGGCGTGGCCGCCCTGGTGAACGTGGGCCACGAGGTCTCGACGGTGAACGTGCTGCAGGAGGGCACGCTGATCCTCACCCGCGACATCCCCTTCGGCTCGCGGCGGCTGCGCGAGGAGCTGCGCCGCCTGCACGGGCTGGCCGCCGACGAGGCCGAGGCGGTGCTGCAGGGTCGCTCGCCGCGGGCAGGGGAGTTCCGCGAGCTGCTGGCCGAGGGGTGCGAGGAGCTGGCCATCGGCATCGAGCGCGCCGTGGCGTTCCTCTCCATGGGCGAGCACAGCGGCGGGCTGCAGCGCGTGTACCTCTCCGGCGGCGGCGCCCGCATCCCGGGCCTGGCCGACGTGGTGGCGGCGCGACTCCGCGCCCGCACCGACCTGGCCACCCCGCTGCAGCGCCTGAAGGTGCGCGGCGCCGTGGGGGCCGCCTTCCCGCTCGACGAGCTGGCGCCGATGCTGATGCTCCCGGTGGGGCTGGCGCTGCGCAGCGCGGCCTGA
- a CDS encoding AMIN domain-containing protein — translation MLRKLAIALLLPALAAAAPRAEPGSVSGLKLEAREGRTELTVEITGGEVRWTDFSLSGPPRVVVDLQGATSTLSRRYDGIDRGGVKAVRTSQHTADVVRVVVDLEKDASYTVERSPDGIVISIASQATAFQPWSSGPGAEYASAAAPAAAPERPFSSPQQQGTPRRAPQQQPSQARRITVTFENTDMRDVLASFAELTGRSIVPGADVGSIRVDYVAFENQPWDEALRTLLQAYGLAAEELPSGIIRVDAIDKLAERESLEPLVTQTFRINYVPVEELLATLDPLKTERGSISANKTTNTLIATDVGSVVAEFANLVQQLDVRTPQVAIQAKIIFINRTDAEALGISYDLKDSRGSSLNSLVSVPDPFNPGEQTNADLISLGGNSIAALGNANERVQDPALQVVTSLVLGRYTLITFLDALQTAQLSDVQAAPVVTTSSNHEAQIWVGERTPIRVVDLGSVNAGVPGATGARATAELVETGIRLIVTPQVTADRRVLLQLHAERSSAEPAPGEIGVLFRQQQGDTRVMVADGETAVIGGLTVTEVTQQRSGIPFLMDVPFLGSLFRTTRNTEIKRDLLIMVTPHIVEERA, via the coding sequence ATGCTGCGCAAACTCGCGATCGCGCTCCTCCTTCCCGCGCTCGCCGCCGCGGCCCCGCGCGCCGAGCCGGGGAGCGTCTCGGGGCTCAAGCTCGAGGCGCGCGAGGGACGCACCGAGCTCACGGTGGAGATCACCGGGGGCGAGGTGCGCTGGACCGACTTCTCCCTCTCGGGGCCGCCCCGGGTGGTGGTGGACCTGCAGGGCGCCACCAGCACGCTCTCGCGCCGCTACGACGGGATCGACCGCGGCGGGGTGAAGGCGGTGCGCACCAGCCAGCACACCGCCGACGTGGTGCGCGTGGTGGTGGACCTGGAGAAGGACGCCTCCTACACGGTGGAGCGCTCCCCCGACGGGATCGTGATCTCCATCGCCTCGCAGGCCACGGCGTTCCAGCCCTGGTCGAGCGGCCCCGGCGCCGAGTACGCGTCGGCCGCGGCGCCGGCCGCGGCGCCCGAGCGCCCGTTCTCATCGCCGCAGCAGCAGGGCACTCCGCGGCGCGCGCCCCAGCAGCAGCCGAGCCAGGCCCGGCGCATCACCGTGACCTTCGAGAACACGGACATGCGCGACGTGCTGGCCTCCTTCGCCGAGCTCACCGGGCGCTCCATCGTCCCGGGCGCCGACGTGGGGTCGATCCGGGTGGACTACGTGGCGTTCGAGAACCAGCCGTGGGACGAGGCGCTGCGCACCCTGCTGCAGGCGTACGGGCTGGCGGCCGAGGAGCTCCCCAGCGGGATCATCCGCGTGGACGCCATCGACAAGCTGGCCGAGCGCGAGAGCCTGGAGCCGCTGGTCACGCAGACCTTCCGCATCAACTACGTCCCCGTCGAGGAGCTGCTGGCCACCCTCGACCCGCTCAAGACCGAGCGCGGCTCGATCAGCGCCAACAAGACCACCAACACGCTGATCGCCACCGACGTGGGCAGCGTGGTGGCCGAGTTCGCCAACCTGGTGCAGCAGCTGGACGTGCGCACCCCTCAGGTGGCGATCCAGGCCAAGATCATCTTCATCAACCGCACCGACGCCGAGGCGCTGGGGATCAGCTACGACCTCAAGGACTCGCGCGGCAGCTCGCTGAACTCGCTGGTCTCGGTCCCCGACCCCTTCAACCCGGGCGAGCAGACCAACGCCGACCTGATCTCGCTGGGCGGCAACTCGATCGCGGCGCTCGGCAACGCCAACGAGCGGGTGCAGGACCCGGCGCTGCAGGTGGTGACCTCGCTGGTGCTGGGGCGCTACACGCTCATCACCTTCCTGGACGCCCTGCAGACGGCGCAGCTCTCCGACGTGCAGGCGGCGCCGGTGGTGACCACCAGCAGCAACCACGAGGCGCAGATCTGGGTGGGCGAGCGCACCCCGATCCGCGTGGTGGACCTGGGCTCGGTGAACGCCGGCGTCCCCGGCGCCACCGGCGCGCGCGCCACGGCCGAGCTGGTGGAGACCGGCATCCGGCTGATCGTCACCCCGCAGGTGACGGCCGACCGGCGGGTGCTGCTGCAGCTGCACGCCGAGCGCAGCAGCGCCGAGCCCGCCCCGGGCGAGATCGGCGTGCTCTTCCGGCAGCAGCAGGGCGACACCCGCGTGATGGTGGCCGACGGCGAGACGGCCGTGATCGGCGGCCTCACCGTCACCGAGGTCACCCAGCAGCGCTCCGGGATCCCGTTCCTGATGGACGTTCCCTTCCTGGGCTCGCTCTTCCGCACCACCCGCAACACCGAGATCAAGCGTGACCTGCTGATCATGGTCACCCCCCACATCGTCGAGGAGCGCGCCTGA